Proteins encoded by one window of Limnothrix sp. FACHB-406:
- a CDS encoding iron uptake porin: MIHPFAPRLAHYSLLPFLALILGIPTGAIASEIPLLTLDDRPTVATEADLLGTDPLGTDDLAQVTAVSQLSDVQPTDWAFQALQSLVERYGCIAGYPDGTFKGNRPLSRYEFAAGLNACLDRINELIKSATDPLATKEDLRKLQKLQEEFAAELAALRGRVDSLEARASELEANQFSTTTKLKGEVIFALDDVFGNGRAGDGDLDYNTTFSYRARLNFNTSFTGKDELRVRLQSNNIIPIDGAVTGTSMTRLSFDGNSNNRFRLDDLHYRFPIGHKTHMWLIASGQGTDGIADPLNSFLRSDSAGSLSRFGRFSSIYRSVRGPGVAIEHDFSDRWSVDLAYRAPQGSNPDDEAGLFNGSYGILGQILYQPSKSAGIGFTFAHTYFDEADVNITDGVGSAFAQRPFNRVDTLANSYGLIGSVQFSPRFNLSGWVGYTDAKAKSGNDRGANADIWNWAVTMAFPDLFKEGNLGGIIFGMPPKTTQNDVDSREDRDTSFHLEALYYHQLTDNIAITPGVIAIFNPEHNNDNETQVVGVVRTVFSF; this comes from the coding sequence ATGATTCATCCCTTTGCTCCACGACTCGCTCATTATTCACTGCTGCCTTTTTTAGCCCTGATTTTGGGAATACCCACGGGGGCGATCGCCTCGGAAATTCCCCTGCTGACCTTGGACGATCGCCCGACGGTGGCCACCGAAGCTGACCTGCTGGGCACGGATCCCTTAGGCACGGATGACCTGGCCCAAGTCACCGCCGTTTCGCAACTCTCGGATGTGCAACCCACCGATTGGGCATTTCAGGCGCTGCAATCCTTGGTGGAGCGCTATGGCTGCATTGCCGGTTATCCCGATGGCACGTTCAAGGGCAACCGGCCCCTCAGTCGCTATGAATTCGCCGCCGGGTTGAATGCCTGCCTCGATCGAATCAATGAGCTAATCAAGTCCGCCACCGATCCGCTTGCGACCAAGGAAGACCTGCGGAAATTGCAAAAACTGCAAGAGGAATTCGCGGCGGAACTGGCAGCCCTGCGCGGTCGGGTGGATTCATTGGAAGCCCGCGCTTCGGAACTGGAAGCGAACCAGTTTTCGACCACCACCAAGCTGAAAGGCGAAGTGATTTTTGCCTTGGATGACGTATTTGGCAATGGGCGGGCCGGCGACGGTGACTTGGATTACAACACCACGTTTTCTTACCGAGCGCGGCTGAATTTCAACACCAGCTTTACCGGAAAAGACGAGTTGCGGGTGCGGCTGCAAAGCAACAACATCATCCCGATCGATGGGGCCGTGACCGGAACCAGCATGACCCGCCTGTCTTTTGATGGCAACAGCAACAATCGGTTTCGATTGGACGATTTGCACTATCGCTTCCCGATCGGGCACAAAACCCATATGTGGCTGATTGCCAGCGGTCAGGGAACTGACGGCATTGCCGATCCGTTGAATTCGTTTCTGCGCAGTGACAGTGCCGGTTCCCTGTCGCGGTTTGGTCGCTTTAGTTCGATCTACCGCAGTGTGCGCGGCCCCGGGGTTGCGATCGAACATGACTTTAGCGATCGGTGGTCGGTGGATCTGGCCTACCGTGCGCCCCAGGGCAGCAACCCGGATGATGAAGCGGGCCTGTTCAACGGCAGCTACGGCATTTTGGGCCAAATCCTATATCAGCCCAGCAAAAGCGCTGGCATTGGCTTCACCTTCGCCCACACCTACTTTGACGAAGCCGACGTGAACATCACGGACGGCGTGGGCAGTGCCTTTGCCCAACGGCCCTTTAATCGGGTTGATACGTTGGCCAACTCCTATGGGTTGATCGGCTCGGTGCAATTTAGTCCGCGTTTCAACCTGTCCGGCTGGGTGGGCTACACCGATGCTAAAGCCAAATCGGGCAACGATCGGGGAGCCAATGCCGACATTTGGAATTGGGCCGTCACGATGGCTTTTCCGGATCTGTTTAAGGAAGGCAACTTGGGCGGGATTATTTTCGGGATGCCGCCGAAGACCACCCAAAACGATGTGGACAGCCGCGAAGATCGCGATACCTCGTTCCACCTGGAGGCGCTCTACTACCACCAGCTCACGGACAACATTGCCATTACGCCCGGTGTGATTGCGATTTTTAACCCGGAGCACAACAACGATAACGAGACCCAAGTGGTGGGTGTGGTGCGCACCGTGTTCTCTTTCTAA
- a CDS encoding ABC transporter ATP-binding protein, translating to MTANLAAAQTPSDRRSETDWRLFLRLVPYARRSGKLLIVSLILLLPLSLGNALQPILVGQAISLIRGEASAWDFLEAMPLRSGLNTVGLLVLVTVAVRLALQGLQGYLVQEVGQRITADIRNDLFDHVTALAMRFFDRTPVGRLITRLTSDVDALGEVFSTGAIGIVSDLLSIVVLVATMLTLQWQLALLLLLMLIPIAGAIVYFQGEFRKANYRARERLSDLNSMLQENLVGVNVVQLFRRERYNAKQFRKTNQDYIHEVDRTIFFDSAVSATLEWISLVAIAGVLWYGGALVAGKTIEFGTLAAFILFAQRMFDPLREFAEKFTAIQAGFTAIERINGIFSEPIEIQDPPKVDRAQFASLKTRGEIRFEHVSFGYKSDEIVLHDLDFTIHPGEKVAFVGPTGAGKSSIIRLLSRLYEVTEGRILLDGVDIRDMAQADLRRELGIILQDGFLFSGDVKSNITLGENYSLTEVQAAAERVSIDEFIRQLPQGYDSELRERGTNLSGGQKQLLAFARVAIREPKVLILDEATSSLDVATEAVIQAAVDRMMRDRTAIIIAHRLSTIRNVDRIFALKRGRLAESGTHDQLMALDGLYASLYRLQMLGADV from the coding sequence ATGACTGCGAATCTTGCTGCTGCGCAAACCCCGTCCGATCGCCGCTCTGAAACTGACTGGCGGCTTTTTTTGCGACTGGTACCCTACGCCCGTCGCAGCGGCAAGCTGCTGATTGTGTCACTGATTTTGTTGCTGCCCTTGTCCTTGGGCAATGCGTTGCAGCCAATTTTGGTGGGTCAAGCCATCTCGCTGATTCGGGGCGAGGCCAGCGCTTGGGATTTTCTGGAAGCGATGCCCCTGCGATCGGGTCTGAACACCGTGGGGCTGTTGGTGTTGGTGACGGTGGCAGTGCGGTTGGCGCTCCAAGGGCTTCAGGGCTACTTGGTGCAGGAAGTGGGCCAACGGATCACGGCGGATATTCGCAATGATTTATTCGATCATGTGACCGCGCTGGCCATGCGCTTTTTCGATCGCACGCCCGTGGGTCGGTTGATTACCCGCCTAACCAGCGACGTGGATGCCTTAGGTGAGGTTTTCTCCACGGGCGCGATCGGGATTGTGAGCGATCTGTTGTCGATCGTGGTGTTGGTGGCCACCATGTTGACCCTGCAATGGCAATTGGCCTTATTGCTGTTGCTGATGTTGATCCCGATCGCGGGGGCCATTGTTTATTTCCAAGGGGAATTTCGGAAAGCCAACTATCGGGCCCGCGAGCGGTTATCGGATTTGAATTCGATGCTGCAAGAGAATCTGGTGGGCGTGAATGTGGTGCAATTGTTCCGTCGAGAACGCTACAACGCCAAACAGTTTCGGAAAACCAACCAAGACTATATTCACGAAGTCGATCGCACCATCTTTTTTGACTCGGCCGTTTCAGCCACCTTGGAGTGGATTTCCCTGGTCGCGATCGCCGGGGTGCTTTGGTATGGCGGCGCATTGGTGGCGGGCAAAACGATCGAGTTTGGAACCTTGGCGGCTTTCATTCTCTTTGCCCAACGGATGTTTGATCCCTTGCGAGAATTTGCCGAAAAATTCACCGCCATTCAAGCGGGATTCACCGCCATTGAACGAATTAACGGAATCTTCTCGGAGCCGATCGAAATCCAAGACCCGCCCAAGGTTGATCGCGCCCAATTTGCCAGCCTGAAAACCCGTGGTGAAATTCGCTTTGAGCATGTTTCCTTTGGCTACAAATCCGATGAAATTGTGCTCCACGACCTAGACTTCACCATCCATCCCGGCGAAAAAGTGGCCTTCGTGGGGCCCACGGGCGCGGGCAAATCTTCAATCATCCGGCTACTCAGCCGTTTGTATGAAGTCACCGAAGGGCGAATTTTGCTGGATGGCGTGGACATTCGCGACATGGCCCAGGCTGATTTGCGCCGAGAATTAGGGATTATTTTGCAAGATGGATTTCTCTTTTCCGGCGACGTAAAAAGCAACATTACCCTCGGGGAAAATTACAGCCTGACCGAGGTGCAAGCCGCCGCCGAACGAGTCAGCATTGATGAATTTATCCGGCAATTACCCCAAGGATATGATTCGGAATTGCGTGAGCGCGGCACTAATTTATCGGGCGGTCAAAAGCAGCTTTTGGCCTTTGCACGGGTGGCCATTCGAGAACCCAAAGTACTGATTTTGGATGAAGCTACGTCCAGTTTGGATGTGGCAACAGAAGCGGTTATTCAAGCAGCGGTCGATCGAATGATGCGCGATCGCACGGCAATTATTATTGCCCACCGGCTCTCGACCATTCGCAATGTCGATCGCATCTTTGCCCTCAAACGGGGTCGTTTGGCGGAGTCTGGAACCCACGATCAATTGATGGCTTTGGATGGTCTTTATGCCAGCCTTTATCGATTGCAAATGCTGGGGGCAGATGTTTAG
- a CDS encoding tetratricopeptide repeat protein, which translates to MEPLAMGAAEIGVLMLKKSAETTSELLTKEVLEPILPQIRTAVGALAAPVRDRVAALGDRVAARLPAANLDNPFDDLTLLEAIVVEETADPAVAATVNEVVSSLPAINIKIDQRKAGMMFNDPAEQGVATAFELSWQALSQEAQRLAVLLGCFGPAPVLWDWVQGCLPNDDEEALEAARAELVRLSLLEQLGDGQYGLHPLIREFFAAQRSDWPEGEALQQAFLGQMVSVAQTVPYGVTLADLERTRPAWPHLATAAAASGEINDDDCGWPFTALARLAEGQGLWAEAEQHWSDRLSTTERRFGPDHPDTATSLNNLAGLYYSQGRYEAAEPLYRRSLGISERVLGADHPETAQSLNNLAGLYYFQGRYEAAEPLLRRSLEIRERVLGADHPDTAISLNNLANLYKSQGRYEAAEPLHWRSLEICERVLGADHPDTSASLNNLANLYKSQGRYEAAEPLYWRSLEICERVLGADHPDTATSLNNLANLYRSQGRYEAAEPLYQRSLEIWERVLGADHPNTAASLNNLAVLYQAQGQYEAAEPLYRRSLEIREQVLGADHPDTAISQGNLGQLYMALERYSEAESLLLLAFKTFQDALNPDHPYVKETVRRLNVLVQTVLQADRTADLSDHPLTQSLRQQLTTPPNP; encoded by the coding sequence ATGGAACCGTTGGCAATGGGCGCAGCGGAGATCGGGGTGTTGATGTTGAAAAAATCGGCAGAAACCACCAGCGAACTGTTAACCAAGGAAGTTCTAGAGCCGATCTTGCCCCAAATCCGCACGGCGGTGGGTGCTTTGGCAGCTCCGGTGCGCGATCGGGTGGCGGCCCTGGGCGATCGGGTGGCGGCGCGGCTCCCGGCGGCCAATCTGGACAATCCGTTCGATGATCTGACGCTGTTGGAGGCGATCGTGGTGGAAGAAACGGCCGATCCGGCGGTGGCGGCCACTGTGAACGAGGTGGTGAGCAGCTTACCGGCGATCAACATCAAAATCGATCAGCGAAAGGCTGGCATGATGTTCAACGATCCAGCCGAGCAGGGGGTAGCAACTGCCTTTGAGTTAAGCTGGCAAGCCCTGAGCCAGGAAGCACAACGGCTGGCGGTGTTGTTGGGTTGTTTTGGGCCGGCTCCGGTGTTGTGGGATTGGGTGCAGGGCTGTTTGCCCAACGACGATGAGGAAGCGCTGGAGGCAGCGCGGGCGGAATTGGTGCGGCTGAGTTTGTTGGAACAGTTGGGCGATGGGCAATATGGCCTGCATCCGCTAATTCGGGAGTTTTTTGCAGCCCAGCGATCAGACTGGCCTGAAGGCGAGGCCCTGCAACAGGCGTTTTTGGGGCAGATGGTGAGCGTGGCGCAAACGGTTCCCTATGGGGTGACGCTGGCGGACTTGGAGCGCACCCGCCCCGCCTGGCCGCATTTGGCAACAGCAGCGGCGGCCAGTGGCGAGATTAATGATGACGATTGTGGTTGGCCCTTCACAGCCCTGGCGCGGCTGGCTGAGGGGCAGGGTCTCTGGGCCGAAGCCGAACAGCACTGGAGCGACCGCTTGAGCACTACCGAACGCCGCTTTGGCCCTGACCATCCCGACACCGCCACCAGCCTCAACAACTTGGCAGGACTCTACTATTCCCAGGGACGGTACGAGGCAGCAGAACCCCTCTATCGGCGATCTCTGGGCATTAGTGAGCGAGTGCTGGGAGCCGACCATCCCGAAACCGCCCAAAGCCTTAACAACCTGGCAGGACTCTACTATTTCCAGGGACGGTACGAGGCGGCGGAACCCCTCTTGCGGCGATCTCTGGAAATCCGTGAGCGAGTGCTGGGAGCCGACCATCCCGACACCGCAATCAGCCTCAACAACTTGGCAAATCTCTACAAATCCCAGGGACGTTACGAGGCAGCGGAACCCCTCCACTGGCGATCTCTGGAAATCTGTGAGCGAGTGCTGGGAGCCGACCATCCCGACACCTCCGCCAGCCTCAACAACTTGGCAAACCTCTACAAATCCCAGGGACGTTACGAAGCAGCGGAACCCCTCTACTGGCGATCTCTGGAAATCTGTGAGCGAGTGCTGGGAGCCGACCATCCCGACACCGCCACCAGCCTCAACAACTTGGCAAACCTCTACCGATCCCAGGGACGTTACGAGGCAGCGGAACCCCTCTACCAGCGATCTCTGGAAATCTGGGAGCGAGTGCTGGGAGCCGACCATCCCAACACTGCCGCCAGCCTCAACAACTTGGCGGTACTCTACCAAGCCCAGGGACAGTACGAGGCAGCGGAACCCCTCTACCGGCGATCGCTGGAAATCCGTGAGCAAGTGCTGGGAGCCGACCATCCCGACACCGCCATTAGCCAGGGCAATTTGGGGCAACTATATATGGCTCTAGAACGCTACTCAGAAGCAGAGAGCTTATTGCTTCTGGCCTTCAAGACTTTTCAGGACGCTCTCAATCCTGATCATCCCTACGTCAAAGAAACCGTGCGCCGCTTGAATGTTTTGGTGCAAACCGTCCTCCAAGCCGATCGCACCGCCGACCTCTCCGACCACCCCCTCACCCAATCCCTCCGACAACAACTCACCACCCCACCAAACCCGTAG
- a CDS encoding XisI protein — translation MDTSAYLNILEATVQDYHDWANRAASDTDENCLIIDRDRGYCLWLCIGWKNRKRIEKTMIFARLKNGKIWIETDETADGIATDLMRAGIPNTDIVLGFLAPEERPLSEFAVA, via the coding sequence ATGGACACCTCAGCGTACCTAAACATTCTCGAAGCCACCGTACAGGACTACCACGACTGGGCAAACCGAGCCGCCAGCGACACTGATGAAAACTGCCTGATTATCGATCGCGATCGGGGCTACTGCCTGTGGCTATGCATCGGTTGGAAAAACCGCAAACGCATCGAAAAAACCATGATTTTCGCTCGCCTCAAAAACGGCAAAATCTGGATCGAAACCGACGAAACCGCCGACGGCATCGCCACCGACCTGATGCGAGCTGGCATTCCCAACACCGATATTGTCCTTGGTTTCCTTGCCCCCGAAGAGCGTCCCCTCTCCGAATTCGCGGTGGCATGA
- a CDS encoding Uma2 family endonuclease, with protein sequence MVAIRPNRSTTIARTAAGAAASDQPQSLAATPATELVEGGDVIARDSPDDWQKADWEIYQQAIAQASEKTKGYYHDGMMRLEMSPVGNPHSRDHSIAIYATLLFAALRDLRVDVHDNCTYRKTGLREAQPDISLYVGDRVGSLDWETKIVDLDQLPPPDLAIEISDSTLPDDCGRKRLLYEDLGVREYWVVNVAEALILGFEIIERGSRRIQESIVLPGLSLDILEEALRRSREADHGQVSAWLLQQWQAEG encoded by the coding sequence ATGGTTGCCATCCGGCCCAACCGCTCCACAACAATTGCTAGGACTGCCGCTGGGGCTGCTGCATCTGACCAGCCTCAATCGTTGGCCGCCACACCGGCAACCGAACTGGTTGAAGGGGGCGATGTGATTGCCAGAGACTCACCCGATGACTGGCAAAAGGCAGATTGGGAGATATATCAGCAAGCGATCGCCCAAGCCAGTGAGAAAACAAAAGGTTATTATCACGACGGAATGATGAGGCTCGAAATGTCTCCCGTCGGAAACCCCCACTCCCGTGACCATTCGATCGCAATTTACGCGACGTTACTGTTTGCTGCGCTTCGTGATCTGCGGGTGGATGTCCACGACAATTGCACCTACCGCAAAACCGGCCTGAGAGAAGCGCAACCTGATATTTCCCTATATGTGGGCGATCGGGTGGGATCGCTGGACTGGGAAACCAAGATTGTGGACTTGGATCAGTTGCCGCCGCCGGACTTGGCGATCGAAATTTCCGATAGCACCTTGCCCGATGACTGTGGGCGCAAACGCTTGCTCTATGAAGATTTGGGCGTGCGGGAATATTGGGTTGTGAATGTGGCGGAGGCGCTGATCCTCGGGTTTGAAATTATTGAGCGCGGCAGTCGGCGGATCCAAGAATCGATCGTGTTGCCGGGCCTGAGTTTGGACATTCTTGAAGAAGCCCTGCGGCGATCGCGCGAGGCCGACCACGGCCAGGTCAGCGCTTGGTTACTTCAGCAATGGCAGGCTGAAGGGTAG
- a CDS encoding NAD(P)H-quinone oxidoreductase subunit 4, with translation MDATFPWLSLITLLPLVAALPIPFLPDRDGKTIRWYALAVGIVELALISYTCFGQFDFTNTEFQLAETYAWLPQIGLNWSLAIDGISMPLVALTGLVTTLAIGASWNVTKKPRLFYTLLLAMYSAQLGVFVSKDLLLFFLMWELELVPVYLLISIWGGAKRRYAATKFILYTALASLFILVAALAMAFSGGPVTFDMDALGLKNYSLTAELLLYAAFSIAFLVKLPAFPGHTWLPDAHGEAPTPVSMLLAGVLLKMAGYGLIRMNMEMLPNAHIYFAPVLAILGVVNIIYGALNAFAQRNLKRRIAYSSMSHMGFVLLGIASFTDVGLSGAVLQMVSHGLIAAAMFFLTGVTYERTHTLSIDDMGGIGQKMPRTFALFVATTMASLALPGMSGFVGELTVFLGLTTSEVYSAPFRATVVVLAAVGVILSAVYLLSMLREIFYGKENTALTEVNWSDLKLRELAIALVLLAPIVGVGIYPKLATQTYEMKSTEVASRVRSSFAIVAKAQDSRFYSAVLNAPKLADTELAASVRTN, from the coding sequence ATGGACGCAACATTTCCCTGGTTAAGTTTGATTACGCTGCTGCCTTTGGTGGCGGCACTGCCAATTCCCTTCCTGCCCGATCGCGACGGAAAAACAATCCGTTGGTATGCGCTGGCAGTGGGCATTGTGGAGTTGGCCCTGATTTCCTACACCTGCTTCGGGCAGTTTGATTTCACCAACACTGAGTTTCAACTGGCGGAAACCTACGCTTGGTTACCGCAAATTGGCTTGAACTGGTCTTTGGCGATCGATGGCATCTCCATGCCGCTGGTGGCCCTGACCGGTTTGGTCACCACCCTGGCGATCGGCGCTTCCTGGAATGTCACCAAGAAACCCCGCCTGTTCTACACCCTGCTGCTGGCCATGTACAGCGCTCAGCTTGGGGTGTTTGTTTCCAAAGACCTACTCCTGTTCTTCTTGATGTGGGAACTGGAGTTAGTACCGGTCTACCTGCTGATTTCAATTTGGGGTGGTGCGAAGCGCCGTTACGCTGCCACTAAGTTCATTCTCTACACGGCTCTTGCTTCCCTGTTCATCTTGGTGGCGGCGCTGGCCATGGCCTTCTCGGGCGGCCCGGTCACCTTTGATATGGATGCCTTGGGGCTGAAGAACTACTCCCTGACGGCGGAACTCCTGCTTTATGCGGCTTTCTCGATCGCCTTCTTGGTGAAGCTGCCCGCCTTCCCGGGTCACACCTGGTTGCCCGATGCCCACGGTGAAGCGCCCACGCCCGTTTCCATGCTGCTGGCCGGTGTGCTGCTGAAGATGGCGGGCTATGGCTTGATTCGGATGAATATGGAGATGCTGCCGAACGCGCACATCTACTTTGCGCCGGTTTTGGCGATCCTGGGTGTGGTGAACATCATCTACGGTGCGCTGAACGCCTTTGCCCAACGGAATCTGAAGCGACGGATTGCCTACTCGTCAATGTCCCACATGGGCTTTGTGTTGCTGGGGATTGCTTCCTTCACCGATGTGGGTCTGAGCGGCGCGGTGCTGCAAATGGTGTCCCACGGGTTGATTGCGGCGGCGATGTTCTTCCTGACGGGCGTAACCTACGAGCGCACCCACACCCTCTCGATCGACGACATGGGCGGCATTGGGCAAAAGATGCCCCGCACCTTCGCGCTGTTTGTGGCGACGACCATGGCTTCTTTGGCCCTGCCCGGTATGAGCGGTTTTGTGGGTGAGCTGACGGTGTTCCTTGGCTTAACCACCAGCGAAGTCTATAGCGCTCCGTTCCGGGCCACGGTGGTGGTGTTGGCGGCGGTGGGCGTGATTCTCTCGGCGGTTTATCTGCTGTCGATGCTGCGGGAAATTTTCTACGGCAAGGAGAATACGGCTCTGACTGAAGTGAATTGGTCGGATCTGAAGCTGCGGGAACTGGCGATCGCCCTGGTGTTGTTGGCCCCGATCGTGGGTGTGGGTATCTATCCCAAGCTGGCGACCCAAACCTATGAAATGAAGTCAACGGAAGTGGCTAGCCGAGTGCGGAGCAGCTTCGCGATCGTGGCAAAGGCCCAGGATTCCCGATTCTACTCGGCGGTGCTGAATGCTCCAAAGCTGGCGGATACGGAGTTGGCGGCATCGGTACGCACCAACTAA
- the tsaE gene encoding tRNA (adenosine(37)-N6)-threonylcarbamoyltransferase complex ATPase subunit type 1 TsaE: protein MTYPLINPLGFPGNGFLWQPGDFGAMTLEFFLADATATQALGRAIGQILRPGAVILLDGELGAGKTTLVQGLAAGLGIAEPVVSPTFVLVNEYLEGAIPLYHFDLYRLSPEEVEPLALEQYWEGGEVAAGIVAIEWSERLPELPIDYLQVALRSGMTGRQVLIEVVGEVPGWNPRHLEDLCANLGGLTLNQE, encoded by the coding sequence TTGACTTACCCCTTGATTAATCCCTTGGGGTTTCCTGGTAATGGTTTTCTTTGGCAACCCGGCGACTTTGGTGCAATGACTCTGGAATTCTTTTTGGCAGATGCGACTGCGACCCAAGCCCTGGGCCGGGCGATCGGGCAGATCTTGCGGCCCGGTGCGGTGATCCTGCTGGATGGAGAGTTGGGAGCCGGCAAAACAACGCTGGTGCAAGGTTTGGCGGCGGGGCTGGGCATTGCGGAGCCGGTGGTGAGTCCCACCTTTGTGCTGGTGAATGAGTATTTGGAGGGGGCGATTCCGCTGTATCACTTTGACCTCTATCGGTTGAGTCCAGAAGAGGTGGAGCCGCTGGCCCTGGAGCAATATTGGGAAGGGGGCGAGGTGGCTGCGGGAATTGTGGCGATCGAGTGGTCGGAGCGGTTGCCGGAACTGCCGATCGATTATCTCCAAGTGGCCTTGCGATCGGGCATGACGGGCCGTCAGGTGTTGATTGAGGTGGTGGGTGAAGTGCCGGGCTGGAACCCTCGACATCTTGAAGATCTTTGCGCAAATTTGGGCGGACTCACGCTGAATCAGGAATGA